Proteins encoded by one window of Agrobacterium vitis:
- a CDS encoding OmpP1/FadL family transporter encodes MSSQYSWRAPQFALAIWVGAISFVPYVAVAGGFSRGEADTDILFTDGNYSLRSGAIYVSPSRSFSTLNGARASDKAYSDEFWIPSAAVKATLGSGIACALTYTQPFGASATYGSEAQNAEYTTAVSQGLALVNPTSKMQFSTDEYGATCDVRVDAGPGRFYMIGGVFLESFEYKENTLYGNIRLKDDGALGYRVGAAYDIPEYAMRFQIMYRSQVSHDAEGTFTPSALAAAAGVTDTAPADGTGTLPQSIKLSAQTGVAPGWLVYGSLTWTDWSVLQNFRYDVTGLGTSNKAFNYKDGYTVQIGVGHEFTEKLSGTINVTWDEGVGTGADITTDTWSLGLGAEYKTKFGKFDLGTSVSYLTAGSQSVSAGATYDATAKHDWAVAVGLGYLIEF; translated from the coding sequence ATGAGCAGTCAATATTCTTGGCGAGCGCCTCAATTTGCGCTGGCAATATGGGTGGGTGCAATATCGTTTGTGCCTTACGTTGCAGTCGCGGGCGGCTTTAGCCGCGGCGAGGCCGACACTGATATTCTCTTTACGGATGGAAACTATAGTTTACGGAGCGGAGCTATATATGTCTCACCAAGCCGCTCATTTTCAACCCTGAACGGCGCACGTGCCTCTGATAAAGCCTATTCGGATGAGTTTTGGATACCAAGCGCCGCCGTCAAGGCAACGCTTGGTTCCGGTATTGCCTGCGCTTTGACGTATACGCAACCATTTGGCGCCTCTGCAACGTATGGAAGTGAGGCGCAGAACGCCGAATATACCACAGCTGTGAGTCAGGGATTGGCACTCGTCAATCCCACCTCAAAAATGCAGTTTTCGACGGATGAATATGGTGCGACCTGCGATGTGCGGGTGGACGCAGGGCCGGGCCGCTTTTACATGATCGGCGGCGTCTTTCTGGAAAGTTTCGAGTACAAGGAAAATACCCTTTACGGTAACATTCGACTGAAGGATGACGGTGCTTTAGGCTACCGAGTGGGCGCCGCTTACGACATTCCCGAATATGCCATGCGTTTTCAGATCATGTACCGGTCGCAGGTGTCGCACGATGCGGAAGGGACATTTACGCCCTCAGCGCTTGCCGCCGCCGCCGGTGTGACAGACACGGCGCCGGCTGATGGAACCGGAACCCTGCCTCAGTCGATCAAGCTGTCTGCCCAGACCGGCGTAGCGCCGGGTTGGCTGGTTTACGGTTCCTTGACCTGGACAGACTGGAGCGTTCTTCAAAACTTCAGATATGACGTCACCGGGCTTGGCACAAGCAACAAGGCCTTCAACTACAAGGACGGCTATACGGTGCAGATTGGTGTAGGTCATGAATTTACAGAAAAACTCTCTGGAACCATCAACGTGACCTGGGATGAAGGCGTCGGAACCGGAGCAGATATCACCACCGACACGTGGTCCCTCGGATTAGGCGCAGAGTACAAAACCAAATTCGGTAAATTCGATCTCGGAACCTCCGTGTCTTACCTCACTGCCGGTTCACAAAGCGTCAGCGCCGGAGCGACCTATGATGCTACCGCCAAGCATGATTGGGCCGTCGCGGTAGGGTTGGGTTATCTGATCGAATTCTGA